The following coding sequences are from one Arcobacter nitrofigilis DSM 7299 window:
- a CDS encoding Jag N-terminal domain-containing protein, with product MKKFEANTLEEVYEIASNEFNCSIIDLEIVIAQQPSKGFLGIGKKTAIITAQLKRKQKTENRKYRETKYRKNNINIEDVSQKIANSNISEVKTQKKSSFKVPNVEGKEQIFNNFYTETNQKDEISKIVIKKDKEQIIEEVKNDVNYLFQNTCYEIDEVEVAFYDEETLYVEFNGKDSALLIGKEGYRYKALSYILFNWINEKYGLMLRLEVAEFLKNQEEAIYNYLAPVIETIKETGTYKTKPLDGILVHIALKRLREEFPNKYVAVKTNVRGDKYVLVNEYRSNQ from the coding sequence ATGAAAAAATTTGAAGCAAATACATTAGAAGAAGTATATGAAATAGCATCAAATGAATTTAATTGTTCCATAATAGATTTAGAGATAGTAATAGCCCAACAGCCAAGTAAAGGTTTCCTTGGCATTGGGAAAAAAACAGCAATTATAACAGCTCAATTAAAAAGAAAACAAAAAACAGAAAATAGAAAATATAGAGAAACAAAATACAGAAAAAATAATATAAATATTGAAGATGTATCTCAAAAAATTGCTAATAGTAATATAAGCGAAGTAAAAACACAAAAAAAATCAAGTTTTAAAGTTCCTAATGTAGAGGGAAAAGAACAAATATTTAATAATTTTTATACAGAAACTAATCAAAAAGACGAAATATCTAAAATTGTTATAAAAAAAGACAAAGAACAAATTATTGAAGAAGTGAAAAATGATGTTAATTACTTATTTCAAAATACTTGTTATGAAATAGATGAAGTTGAAGTTGCTTTTTATGATGAAGAGACTTTATATGTAGAGTTTAATGGAAAAGATTCAGCTTTATTAATAGGTAAAGAGGGTTATAGATATAAAGCCTTATCTTATATTTTATTTAATTGGATAAATGAAAAATATGGTTTAATGTTAAGATTAGAGGTTGCAGAGTTTTTGAAAAATCAAGAAGAAGCTATCTATAATTATCTAGCTCCTGTAATTGAAACTATAAAAGAAACTGGTACATATAAAACTAAACCATTAGATGGTATTTTAGTACATATTGCTCTTAAAAGATTAAGAGAAGAGTTCCCTAATAAATATGTTGCTGTTAAAACAAATGTAAGAGGCGACAAATATGTATTAGTAAATGAGTACAGAAGTAATCAGTAA
- a CDS encoding SixA phosphatase family protein, protein MKTLYIMRHAHKDIPLKNEDDYDIKLSKEGIDEAKTIGQKLNQLDVKLDLITASPSERTRQTAEIISEILKYNKAIMYNGTIYNAFVNELVEMLSYTYDTADSLLLVGHNPALTALGITLGVYKEKIKPAEILKVEFDTNSWLDIGKENARFIWIEKPY, encoded by the coding sequence ATGAAAACACTTTATATAATGAGACATGCTCACAAAGATATACCTTTGAAAAATGAAGATGATTATGATATTAAATTATCTAAAGAAGGTATAGATGAAGCAAAAACAATTGGACAGAAACTAAATCAATTAGATGTAAAACTAGATTTAATAACAGCTAGTCCATCTGAACGTACAAGACAAACAGCTGAAATAATCTCAGAAATTCTAAAATATAATAAAGCCATAATGTATAATGGTACTATTTACAATGCCTTTGTAAATGAGCTAGTAGAGATGTTATCTTATACTTATGATACAGCTGATAGTTTGTTACTAGTAGGCCATAATCCAGCTCTTACAGCACTTGGTATAACTTTAGGGGTATATAAAGAAAAAATCAAACCAGCAGAAATCTTAAAAGTAGAATTTGATACAAACTCTTGGTTAGATATAGGAAAAGAAAATGCAAGGTTTATCTGGATAGAAAAACCTTATTAA
- the htpX gene encoding zinc metalloprotease HtpX, with the protein MEQAKTIFFLTLLTVLFVFIGFSFGGANGALFAFLIAAGMNFYAYYYSDKQVLNHYNAVLIEDRRNHIYKIVENLAYKANLPMPKVYLIADNVPNAFATGRNYENSAVAVTQGLVDLLNDEEIEGVIAHELSHIRHYDILIGTIAAVFAGAIAMIANFMQFSSIFGGNNNRQGVHPAVMLLMAIILPIAASIIQMTVSRSREFLADEGSARLTNNPAGLQSALSKLESYAKRGQIRDATEETAHMFIINPFSGRDIKFGNLFRTHPTTEDRIARLEELKFELKK; encoded by the coding sequence ATGGAACAAGCAAAGACAATCTTTTTTTTGACACTACTAACTGTATTATTTGTTTTTATTGGTTTTTCATTTGGAGGAGCAAATGGTGCTTTATTTGCATTTTTAATAGCTGCTGGGATGAATTTTTATGCATACTATTACTCTGATAAACAAGTGCTAAATCATTATAATGCAGTTTTGATTGAAGATAGAAGAAATCATATTTACAAAATAGTTGAAAATCTTGCATATAAAGCAAATCTTCCTATGCCAAAGGTGTATTTAATAGCTGATAATGTTCCAAATGCCTTTGCAACAGGTAGAAATTATGAAAACTCAGCAGTGGCTGTTACACAAGGTTTAGTTGATTTGTTAAATGATGAAGAGATAGAAGGAGTTATTGCCCATGAATTATCTCATATAAGACATTACGATATATTAATAGGTACTATTGCAGCAGTGTTTGCAGGGGCTATTGCTATGATTGCAAATTTTATGCAGTTTTCATCTATATTTGGTGGAAATAACAATAGACAAGGAGTTCATCCTGCTGTTATGCTTTTGATGGCTATTATTTTACCAATAGCTGCATCTATTATACAAATGACAGTAAGTAGAAGCAGAGAGTTTTTAGCAGATGAAGGCTCTGCAAGGCTTACAAATAATCCAGCTGGATTACAAAGTGCCTTATCAAAGTTGGAATCTTATGCAAAAAGAGGGCAAATACGAGATGCCACGGAAGAGACAGCTCATATGTTTATCATAAATCCTTTTTCAGGAAGAGATATAAAATTTGGTAATCTTTTTAGAACCCATCCCACAACAGAGGATAGAATTGCAAGATTGGAAGAGTTAAAATTTGAACTAAAAAAATAG
- the aroC gene encoding chorismate synthase gives MNSFGQKFRFSTFGESHGNALGCIVDGVPAGIKIDEKFIQSEMDRRRPGKNEFATARKEGDKVEILSGVFEGTTTGSPIAMVIFNENQKSKDYTNIKDLFRPGHADFTYFHKYGIRDYRGGGRSSARETAARVAAGSIAKLLLAEVGVEIRSGIYAIDGVEASSFDFDYAKSSDIYSLDKNKEEFQKEAILAAKNSHNSVGGVALVNVKNAPIGLGEPLYYRLDAQIAAAMMGINAVKAVEIGDGIEASRVKGYDNNDQIDKNGFKTNHSGGILGGISNGDDINVKVYFKATPSVFIKQASIDIHNNEVSCELKGRHDPCVAVRGSIVAESMMSIVIADMLLLNMSSNINSIKKVYS, from the coding sequence ATGAATAGTTTTGGGCAGAAATTTAGATTTTCAACATTTGGAGAAAGTCATGGAAATGCATTAGGTTGTATTGTTGATGGAGTTCCTGCTGGAATAAAAATTGATGAAAAATTCATACAATCAGAGATGGATAGAAGAAGACCTGGTAAAAATGAATTTGCCACTGCTAGAAAAGAAGGTGATAAAGTAGAAATACTTTCAGGAGTATTTGAAGGTACAACAACAGGTTCACCTATTGCAATGGTTATATTTAATGAAAACCAAAAAAGTAAAGATTATACAAATATAAAAGATCTTTTTAGACCAGGACATGCAGACTTTACATATTTCCACAAATATGGAATAAGAGATTATAGAGGTGGAGGAAGAAGTAGTGCAAGGGAAACAGCAGCAAGAGTTGCAGCTGGATCAATAGCAAAACTTCTTTTAGCAGAAGTTGGTGTTGAAATAAGAAGTGGAATATATGCAATTGATGGAGTTGAAGCTTCAAGTTTTGATTTTGATTATGCGAAATCTTCTGATATTTATTCACTTGATAAAAATAAAGAAGAGTTTCAAAAAGAAGCAATTTTAGCTGCTAAAAACTCTCATAATAGTGTGGGTGGAGTAGCCCTTGTAAATGTAAAAAATGCACCAATTGGTTTAGGTGAACCATTATATTATAGATTAGATGCTCAAATAGCAGCTGCTATGATGGGAATCAATGCAGTTAAAGCTGTAGAAATTGGTGATGGAATTGAGGCTAGTAGAGTAAAAGGTTATGATAACAATGACCAAATAGACAAGAATGGATTTAAAACAAATCATTCAGGTGGAATTTTAGGTGGGATATCAAATGGTGATGATATCAATGTAAAAGTATACTTCAAAGCAACTCCATCTGTATTTATAAAACAAGCTAGTATTGATATCCATAATAATGAAGTATCATGTGAGCTAAAAGGAAGACATGATCCTTGTGTTGCTGTTAGAGGTTCAATTGTTGCTGAATCGATGATGTCAATAGTTATTGCTGATATGTTACTTTTAAACATGAGTAGTAACATAAATAGTATAAAAAAAGTTTACAGTTAA
- a CDS encoding BaiN/RdsA family NAD(P)/FAD-dependent oxidoreductase: MKTYDLIVIGSGAAGMIAGIKAARAGKSVLLLEQQEKLGPKLKATGGGRCNLTNTLDNIDFMNSFGRNGRFMMEAINSFDYKDLMNFFKEIGVETHIPDGFRVFPITHSSSTIIKALEDELIRVGVEVRCNTKAETLLYEDEVIVGVETLDEKFLSPNVVVATGGLGYPMLGANGDGFTFAKKLGHKVTDLYPAMLPLISKEKWVASCKADTIAKAELRIDLPKAKKLKAVGDLIFTSKGVRGPVVLDFSREITPYLEKYGEVPILINMIRGKNEEEVRAHINSEIKSNPDSTILENISSLVPQSVANELCILCEVDTSKKFKDINGQNRDKLIKYLVATPLTIIDHVGFKQAMITRGGISLKEINPKTMQSKIIKGLYFCGEVVDLDGPCGGYNLQWSFSSGNLAGQLLDF; this comes from the coding sequence ATGAAAACTTATGATTTGATAGTAATAGGTTCTGGTGCTGCTGGGATGATTGCTGGTATAAAAGCTGCTAGAGCTGGTAAGAGCGTCTTATTACTTGAACAGCAAGAAAAGCTAGGTCCTAAGCTAAAAGCTACGGGTGGTGGACGTTGTAATCTTACAAATACTCTTGATAATATTGATTTTATGAACTCTTTTGGTCGTAATGGTCGTTTTATGATGGAGGCTATTAATTCCTTTGATTATAAAGATTTGATGAATTTTTTTAAAGAAATAGGTGTTGAGACTCATATTCCTGATGGTTTTAGGGTTTTTCCTATTACTCATAGTTCTTCAACTATTATAAAAGCTTTAGAAGATGAACTCATTCGTGTAGGGGTGGAAGTTAGATGCAATACAAAAGCTGAGACTTTGTTATATGAAGATGAAGTTATTGTTGGTGTTGAGACTTTAGATGAGAAATTTTTAAGTCCTAATGTTGTTGTGGCAACTGGAGGATTGGGGTATCCCATGCTTGGAGCCAATGGTGATGGTTTTACTTTTGCAAAAAAGTTAGGTCACAAGGTTACTGATTTATATCCAGCAATGTTGCCACTTATTTCAAAAGAGAAATGGGTAGCCTCTTGTAAGGCTGACACTATTGCAAAAGCTGAATTGCGAATAGATTTACCAAAGGCAAAAAAACTAAAAGCTGTAGGTGATTTGATTTTTACTTCTAAGGGAGTTAGGGGTCCCGTTGTTTTGGATTTTTCAAGGGAGATAACTCCTTATTTAGAAAAATATGGAGAAGTTCCTATTTTAATAAATATGATTAGAGGGAAAAATGAAGAAGAGGTTAGGGCACATATAAATAGTGAGATTAAGAGTAATCCTGATTCAACTATTTTAGAAAATATTAGCTCACTAGTTCCCCAATCTGTTGCAAATGAGCTTTGTATTTTATGTGAGGTGGATACAAGCAAAAAGTTTAAAGATATAAATGGACAAAATAGAGACAAACTTATAAAATATCTTGTTGCTACGCCTTTGACTATAATAGATCATGTGGGATTTAAGCAAGCAATGATAACACGAGGTGGAATAAGTTTAAAAGAGATAAATCCAAAAACTATGCAAAGTAAGATTATAAAAGGTCTTTATTTTTGTGGTGAAGTTGTAGATTTAGATGGACCTTGTGGAGGTTACAATCTCCAATGGTCTTTTTCAAGTGGAAATTTAGCTGGTCAGCTTTTAGATTTTTGA
- the mnmE gene encoding tRNA uridine-5-carboxymethylaminomethyl(34) synthesis GTPase MnmE: MDSFDTIAAIATANGIGSISIIRLSGKDALPLALTLSKRTNLNPRLATLSSIYNSDNEIIDEALLIYFKNPNSFTGEDIVEFQCHGGIAISNIILNELIKLGARLANPGEFSKRAFLNNKIDLSKAEAIAKLIEARSEDAVKLLARQLKGELTNFVNDIREDLLFMLAYTEVSIDYAEDDLPSDIFEQIEKKIEKIVVKLSETLESSKRREGLIEGFKVAIIGKPNVGKSSLLNKLLNFDRAIISDIAGTTRDTIEESVKIGTHIIKIVDTAGIREASDTIERIGIEKSLSAVNEADIIISLFDNSKVCDDEDKKILNILDEIENKEKIIVLNKIDLESKFDKTQLKDEYIELSTKNSISTLVKKIETILDNNSHDDDMTLISKRQVEAVEQTLYHVQEAKTPLMTGELEFFAHNIHEAIENISLITRPYENDQMLDVMFGAFCLGK, encoded by the coding sequence ATGGATTCATTTGATACAATTGCTGCAATTGCAACAGCCAATGGAATTGGCTCAATCTCAATTATAAGATTAAGTGGTAAAGATGCTTTGCCACTTGCTTTAACTCTTTCAAAAAGAACTAACTTAAATCCAAGATTAGCAACCTTATCTAGTATATACAATAGTGATAATGAAATTATAGATGAAGCACTTTTAATTTATTTTAAAAATCCAAACTCTTTTACTGGTGAAGATATTGTTGAGTTTCAATGTCATGGTGGAATAGCTATTTCAAATATAATTTTAAATGAACTTATAAAATTAGGTGCAAGATTAGCAAATCCAGGTGAATTTTCAAAAAGAGCCTTTTTAAATAATAAAATTGACCTTTCAAAAGCAGAAGCAATAGCAAAACTTATAGAAGCAAGAAGCGAAGATGCTGTTAAATTATTAGCACGACAATTAAAAGGTGAACTTACAAATTTTGTAAATGATATTAGAGAAGATTTACTTTTTATGCTTGCATATACTGAAGTTAGCATTGATTATGCTGAAGATGATTTACCAAGTGATATTTTTGAGCAAATAGAAAAGAAAATAGAAAAAATAGTAGTTAAATTATCTGAAACGTTAGAATCAAGTAAAAGAAGAGAAGGTCTAATCGAAGGTTTCAAAGTAGCAATTATAGGAAAACCAAATGTTGGGAAATCTTCACTTTTAAACAAACTTTTAAATTTTGATAGGGCGATTATTAGTGATATTGCAGGAACCACAAGAGATACTATAGAAGAGTCTGTTAAAATTGGTACGCATATTATCAAAATAGTTGATACAGCAGGTATTAGAGAAGCTAGTGATACTATTGAGAGAATTGGAATAGAGAAGTCTTTAAGTGCTGTAAATGAAGCAGATATAATTATCTCACTATTTGATAATTCAAAAGTTTGTGATGATGAAGATAAAAAGATTTTAAATATTTTAGATGAGATAGAAAATAAAGAAAAAATAATAGTATTAAATAAAATTGACTTAGAATCAAAATTTGATAAAACACAATTAAAAGATGAATATATAGAATTAAGTACAAAAAATAGTATTAGTACTTTAGTAAAAAAAATAGAAACAATTTTAGATAACAATTCCCATGATGATGATATGACTTTGATCTCAAAAAGACAAGTGGAAGCAGTGGAGCAAACTTTATACCATGTACAAGAAGCAAAAACTCCCTTGATGACTGGTGAATTAGAATTTTTTGCTCACAATATACATGAAGCTATTGAGAATATTTCATTAATAACAAGACCATATGAGAATGACCAGATGTTGGACGTGATGTTTGGAGCTTTCTGCCTCGGAAAATAG
- the rnhA gene encoding ribonuclease HI, with protein MKKINLYSDGSSLGNPGPGGYGTILEFNGKQKELSGGEDNTTNNRMELKGVIEGLKALKEPCDVHITSDSTYVVKGINEWLSSWIKNNWKSSTKKPVKNDDLWKEYVEVSKNHKILASWVKGHAGHEENERCDILAKEFAQNIKEKNE; from the coding sequence GTGAAAAAAATCAATCTTTACAGTGATGGCTCGTCTTTAGGAAATCCAGGTCCGGGTGGATATGGAACAATCTTAGAGTTTAATGGCAAACAAAAAGAGCTAAGTGGTGGTGAAGATAATACTACAAATAATAGAATGGAATTAAAAGGTGTTATTGAAGGATTAAAGGCTTTAAAAGAGCCTTGTGATGTACATATTACTTCTGATTCCACTTATGTAGTAAAAGGAATAAATGAATGGTTAAGTTCCTGGATTAAAAATAATTGGAAATCATCAACTAAAAAACCTGTAAAAAATGATGATTTATGGAAAGAGTACGTAGAAGTATCAAAAAATCACAAAATTTTAGCTTCTTGGGTAAAAGGTCATGCTGGGCATGAAGAAAATGAAAGATGTGATATACTTGCAAAAGAATTTGCACAAAATATAAAGGAAAAAAATGAATGA
- a CDS encoding DUF134 domain-containing protein, whose product MARDKLKRKLELVPVCKYFGPKDIEAKEDIVLLHEELEAIHLMDSFCMYQEDAAKKMNVSRATFARIVKSARKKISLALVTGSNIKVHEINNEFHLAVCSNSNTQIDYADENAQYIWIYFIKDYKLKSQNCIINPVYNNEDEIACNLLPELLHDFGVNYFLIKDIDYDLKISLIAKGVYPILQDCVDIDSIVGIFQ is encoded by the coding sequence ATGGCAAGAGACAAATTAAAACGGAAATTAGAACTTGTACCAGTATGTAAATACTTTGGTCCAAAAGATATTGAAGCAAAAGAAGACATCGTATTATTGCATGAAGAACTAGAAGCTATACACTTAATGGATTCATTTTGTATGTACCAAGAAGATGCTGCGAAGAAGATGAATGTATCAAGAGCAACCTTTGCAAGAATTGTAAAAAGTGCCAGAAAAAAAATCTCCCTAGCCCTAGTTACAGGAAGTAATATTAAAGTTCATGAAATAAATAATGAGTTCCATTTAGCTGTTTGTTCTAATTCAAATACGCAAATAGACTATGCAGATGAAAATGCTCAATATATCTGGATATACTTTATAAAAGACTATAAACTAAAATCACAAAATTGTATTATAAATCCTGTTTATAACAATGAAGATGAAATCGCATGTAATTTACTTCCTGAGCTTTTACATGACTTTGGAGTAAACTATTTTCTAATCAAGGATATTGATTATGATTTAAAAATTTCTCTTATTGCAAAAGGTGTTTATCCTATTTTACAAGATTGTGTTGATATAGATTCTATAGTAGGTATTTTCCAATAA
- the dnaG gene encoding DNA primase: protein MINKDSIENLKNNVDIVDTISQFLQLKKSGANFKACCPFHGESTPSFVVSPAKQIYHCFGCGVGGDSIKFVMEYEKLSYPEAIEKLASMNNFTLVYDDTEQKKQDTKAIEEINKYYKKNFVVNDTAKEYIKSRGIYESSIEKFEIGYAPSSGETINYLKSKFLNLNDAKELGIIDTGANGLYARFIERITFPIYSLNGGLVGFGGRTITGHNAKYVNSPQTKIFNKSRLLYGYNLSKEKIYKKKEIIITEGYLDVIMLHQAGFDNAVATLGTALTKDHLPILKRGEPRVIVAYDGDNAGLNAAFKASLLMAHNDFEGGVIIFEKGFDPADMVKDGKIEELNKIFSKPKPFIPFTIDHIISQFDLNDPQNKQKALHEVNEFLNTLNAIYHDEYSRYIAQKLNIRENLIKITKSTTNRNNNVQLSKVDIGELCIIKAILNDKNRLSSVLDIIDASMFDYHKNEFEILLTNIDDERLNSVLLNERLEDYDDERLNAELLILLGKFYSNKLNEVLYDKNYTFNEKSSLIRKIRDNISMLKKGKLITYNL, encoded by the coding sequence ATGATAAACAAAGATTCTATAGAAAATTTAAAAAATAACGTTGACATAGTTGATACAATCTCACAATTCTTACAATTAAAAAAATCTGGTGCCAATTTTAAGGCTTGTTGTCCTTTTCATGGAGAAAGTACTCCCTCTTTTGTAGTTAGTCCTGCAAAACAAATATACCACTGTTTTGGTTGTGGAGTAGGTGGAGATTCTATTAAGTTTGTAATGGAATATGAAAAACTTTCATATCCAGAAGCTATTGAAAAATTAGCTAGCATGAATAATTTTACTTTAGTTTATGATGATACAGAACAAAAAAAACAAGATACAAAAGCAATTGAAGAGATTAATAAATATTATAAAAAAAATTTTGTTGTTAATGATACGGCAAAAGAGTATATAAAAAGTAGAGGTATTTACGAATCTTCAATAGAAAAGTTTGAGATAGGTTATGCTCCAAGTTCAGGGGAGACAATAAATTATTTAAAATCAAAATTTTTAAATTTAAATGATGCAAAAGAGTTAGGGATTATTGATACGGGAGCAAATGGTTTATATGCAAGATTTATAGAAAGAATTACTTTCCCTATTTATTCATTAAATGGTGGCTTAGTTGGTTTTGGTGGTAGAACAATCACTGGACACAATGCAAAATATGTAAATTCGCCTCAAACAAAAATTTTCAATAAATCAAGACTTTTATATGGTTACAATCTTTCAAAAGAGAAAATCTATAAGAAAAAAGAGATAATAATCACTGAAGGATATTTAGATGTAATAATGTTACATCAAGCAGGATTTGATAATGCAGTTGCAACCTTAGGAACTGCACTTACAAAAGATCATTTACCCATATTAAAAAGAGGAGAACCAAGAGTAATTGTGGCTTATGATGGAGATAATGCCGGACTTAATGCTGCTTTTAAAGCTTCACTTCTAATGGCACACAATGATTTTGAAGGTGGAGTTATTATTTTTGAAAAGGGATTTGACCCAGCAGATATGGTAAAAGATGGGAAAATAGAAGAGTTAAATAAAATATTTTCTAAACCAAAACCTTTTATTCCTTTTACAATTGATCATATAATTTCACAGTTTGATTTAAATGATCCACAAAATAAGCAAAAAGCTCTGCATGAAGTAAATGAGTTTTTAAATACTTTAAATGCAATTTATCATGATGAATATTCAAGATATATAGCACAAAAATTGAATATTAGAGAAAATCTAATAAAAATAACTAAGAGTACAACAAACAGAAATAATAATGTACAACTATCAAAAGTGGATATTGGTGAACTTTGTATCATAAAAGCAATTTTAAATGATAAAAATAGATTATCAAGTGTTTTAGATATAATTGATGCTTCTATGTTTGATTATCATAAAAACGAGTTTGAAATTTTATTAACAAATATAGATGATGAAAGATTAAATTCAGTACTTTTGAATGAAAGATTAGAAGATTATGATGATGAAAGATTAAATGCAGAACTATTAATTCTATTGGGAAAATTTTATTCAAATAAATTAAATGAAGTTTTATATGATAAGAACTATACTTTCAATGAAAAAAGTTCTTTAATAAGAAAGATAAGAGATAATATCTCAATGTTAAAAAAAGGTAAATTGATAACTTATAATTTATAA
- the rnc gene encoding ribonuclease III, which translates to MNDYVNLEKCLDYQFKNKDLIVEALTHKSFKKPYNNERLEFLGDAVLNLIVGEYLYKKFPQSNEGDLSKIRASLVNETGFTKLANEIKLGDYIYLSIAEERNKGRTKASILSDAFESIMGAIYLESGLETLKPIILTLLEKSYDKINLDVLFSDYKTALQEITQAEFGSIPDYKIEGSYGPDHKKEFEVSIWINNQCYGQAIGKSKKLAQQAVAKIALDKLKG; encoded by the coding sequence ATGAATGATTATGTAAATTTAGAAAAGTGCCTGGATTATCAGTTTAAAAATAAAGACCTGATAGTCGAAGCACTTACCCATAAAAGTTTTAAGAAACCATACAATAATGAACGACTAGAATTTTTAGGTGATGCAGTTTTAAACTTAATTGTTGGAGAGTATTTATATAAAAAGTTTCCCCAATCAAATGAGGGAGACTTATCTAAAATAAGAGCCTCATTAGTAAATGAAACTGGTTTTACTAAATTAGCAAATGAGATAAAACTTGGTGATTATATCTACTTATCAATTGCTGAAGAGAGAAATAAAGGAAGAACAAAAGCTTCAATTTTATCTGATGCTTTTGAGTCAATAATGGGTGCTATTTATTTAGAATCTGGATTAGAAACTCTAAAACCAATTATTTTAACTTTATTGGAAAAGTCATATGATAAAATAAATTTAGATGTATTATTTAGTGATTATAAAACAGCTCTTCAAGAGATAACACAAGCTGAATTTGGCTCAATTCCAGATTATAAAATTGAGGGTTCTTATGGACCAGATCATAAAAAAGAGTTCGAAGTATCTATTTGGATAAATAATCAATGTTATGGACAAGCCATAGGGAAAAGTAAAAAACTAGCACAACAAGCTGTTGCTAAAATTGCTTTAGATAAATTAAAAGGTTAA
- a CDS encoding tetratricopeptide repeat protein: protein MQSAFEYRDPLFGILVLLLLIFVISFLTYTFGVYKEKLARKEYRKLLKRFELGKLKEEDYVHLYKTYNLPFDSILLLASTFLHKGDYTKAISVYLALLEHVKDRVKKEELLELLGSTYFKGGFLQRSREIFLKILKFSPRNNEALKYLLLINERLKEYDKAIDVLNSLEEIDVDTVRDRIYIETLIILNDPIISFDKKTEKLYTFFKFNKIIERMFLEYLLQFNKEFFWENIDKFDLTKIIDLLWYLDFNDIDFDKVDSNEVLKELYNAKGYLNNLEKSEDFSFQILMLIKRNNADINADLNFDFLCTTCKKTLPIYSTRCPHCHNTLTFKVKHSLIKGTSEKNQSLQ, encoded by the coding sequence TTGCAATCAGCATTTGAGTATAGAGATCCACTTTTTGGAATTTTAGTACTTCTATTACTTATATTCGTAATTTCATTTTTAACTTATACTTTTGGCGTTTATAAAGAAAAACTTGCCAGAAAAGAGTACAGAAAACTTCTTAAGCGTTTTGAATTAGGAAAGCTAAAAGAAGAGGATTATGTACACTTGTATAAAACTTATAACTTGCCTTTTGATTCTATTTTACTTTTAGCATCTACTTTTTTACATAAAGGTGATTATACTAAAGCTATAAGTGTTTATTTAGCACTTTTAGAGCATGTTAAAGATAGAGTAAAAAAAGAAGAGTTATTAGAATTGTTGGGTTCTACATATTTTAAAGGTGGTTTTTTACAAAGGTCAAGGGAAATATTTCTAAAGATTTTAAAATTTTCTCCAAGAAATAATGAAGCACTAAAATATTTACTTTTAATCAATGAAAGACTAAAAGAGTATGACAAAGCTATTGATGTTTTAAATTCACTAGAAGAGATAGATGTAGATACAGTAAGAGATAGAATTTATATAGAAACACTAATCATACTTAATGACCCAATTATCTCATTTGATAAAAAAACTGAAAAGCTTTATACCTTTTTTAAATTTAATAAAATCATTGAAAGAATGTTTTTAGAATACTTATTACAGTTCAATAAAGAGTTCTTTTGGGAAAATATTGATAAGTTTGATTTAACAAAAATTATTGATTTACTTTGGTACTTAGATTTTAATGATATAGATTTTGATAAAGTTGATAGTAATGAAGTATTAAAAGAGTTATATAATGCCAAAGGTTATTTGAATAATTTAGAAAAAAGTGAAGATTTTAGTTTTCAAATTTTGATGTTAATAAAAAGAAATAATGCTGACATAAATGCTGATTTAAATTTTGACTTTTTATGTACAACTTGTAAAAAAACTCTTCCAATATATTCTACAAGATGTCCACATTGTCACAATACCTTAACATTTAAAGTAAAACATAGTTTAATCAAGGGAACAAGTGAAAAAAATCAATCTTTACAGTGA